The following are from one region of the Gemmatimonadaceae bacterium genome:
- a CDS encoding esterase family protein encodes MVAAFPCAGSAQSAQAVAPVAGPPLATTGTFRQHANFPSRYVASRTIDVWLPPDYGSKNKRYPVLYVHDGQNAFNPATSLGGVDWGIDETMTRLIGEKRIRPAIVVAIWNTPKRFQEYMPRKALTNDSVFSTGRTATETVAGPSLSDDYLRFLTTEVKPFIDRAYRTQPHRDDTFIMGSSMGGLISLYAISELPGIFGGAACLSTHWPAGDGAMVTYLAQHVPKASEHRLYFDHGTATLDTVYAPYQDRVDALLRGAKYRDGEHFMTRVFEGADHSERAWRQRVDVPLLFLLKR; translated from the coding sequence ATGGTGGCGGCATTCCCGTGTGCCGGGAGCGCGCAGTCGGCACAGGCGGTTGCGCCCGTGGCCGGACCGCCGTTGGCCACCACAGGCACGTTTCGGCAGCACGCGAATTTTCCGTCACGCTACGTGGCCAGTCGCACCATCGACGTGTGGTTGCCACCGGACTATGGCTCGAAGAACAAGCGCTACCCGGTGCTGTATGTGCACGATGGGCAGAACGCGTTCAATCCGGCCACATCGTTGGGCGGTGTGGATTGGGGCATCGATGAAACAATGACACGACTGATCGGGGAGAAGCGCATCCGCCCGGCCATCGTGGTGGCCATCTGGAATACGCCCAAACGATTCCAGGAGTACATGCCGCGCAAGGCACTCACCAACGACAGCGTGTTCTCCACGGGCCGCACGGCCACGGAGACCGTGGCAGGACCCTCCCTGTCGGACGACTACCTTCGTTTTCTCACCACCGAAGTCAAGCCGTTCATCGATCGCGCGTATCGCACCCAACCGCATCGCGACGACACGTTCATCATGGGGTCGAGCATGGGCGGCCTGATTTCGTTGTACGCGATAAGCGAGCTCCCGGGAATCTTTGGTGGTGCGGCCTGTCTCTCCACCCACTGGCCGGCCGGCGACGGCGCCATGGTGACCTACCTTGCGCAGCATGTGCCAAAGGCCAGTGAACATCGCCTGTATTTCGACCACGGAACGGCGACGCTGGACACGGTGTACGCGCCGTATCAGGACCGCGTTGATGCCCTGCTGCGCGGCGCGAAATACCGGGATGGCGAGCACTTCATGACGCGTGTCTTCGAGGGTGCCGACCACTCGGAGCGCGCGTGGCGACAGCGGGTAGACGTGCCATTGCTGTTTCTGCTGAAACGGTAG
- a CDS encoding YfcC family protein, with amino-acid sequence MTLRLPHPLVLLLGGVAVAALLTWILPAGAYQRRADASTGREVVIAGTYAPVAAAPVGPMAAVLSVPRGFVAGADVILTVLFVGGAFALLDATGALSRLVGALVSRTRRPAIIVIVVSVAFAGLGALENMQEEIIALIPVLLVLSRGLGFGAVTALAMSVGAAAVGAAFGPTNPFQTGIALRFAELPPLSQPGLRFGLMAAAVTVWIAWTLFMSRRDDVRPDVTAPATTPATGRDVVLLALVVLPFIPYVIGVMRYDWGFNELSAMFLIVGFAVGLVSGRGVSETAVALLEGMQGLLAASLFIGVARAMSVVLTDGHVMDTIVYGLATPLAKAPGIAAGLLMIPMQALIHVPVPSVSGQAVLTMPLMAPLADLSGISRDAAVIAYQTGAGLCELVTPTNGALLACLLGARVDFSRWLRFSIPGALLVAVVGVIGVVLAA; translated from the coding sequence GTGACCCTTCGCCTTCCTCACCCGCTGGTGCTGCTGTTGGGCGGCGTGGCCGTGGCCGCCCTGCTTACGTGGATTCTTCCCGCAGGCGCCTACCAACGGCGCGCCGATGCGTCCACGGGTCGTGAAGTGGTCATCGCCGGCACGTATGCGCCGGTTGCGGCAGCACCCGTGGGGCCGATGGCCGCCGTACTGTCCGTGCCACGCGGCTTCGTGGCCGGCGCCGATGTCATCCTTACCGTGTTGTTCGTGGGTGGCGCGTTTGCCTTGCTGGACGCCACCGGTGCGCTGTCACGACTGGTGGGCGCGCTGGTGAGCCGCACACGACGGCCCGCCATTATCGTCATTGTGGTCAGCGTGGCGTTCGCCGGGCTGGGCGCGCTGGAGAACATGCAGGAGGAGATCATCGCGCTCATTCCGGTCTTGCTGGTCTTGAGTCGAGGGCTGGGGTTCGGCGCGGTCACCGCGCTGGCGATGAGCGTTGGCGCGGCCGCCGTGGGCGCGGCATTCGGGCCGACGAATCCGTTCCAGACTGGTATCGCACTGCGATTCGCGGAACTGCCGCCGCTCTCGCAGCCGGGATTGCGATTCGGACTGATGGCAGCCGCGGTGACCGTCTGGATCGCCTGGACGCTGTTCATGAGTCGGCGCGACGATGTGCGTCCGGATGTCACCGCGCCTGCCACCACGCCGGCAACCGGTCGCGACGTCGTGTTGTTGGCGCTCGTGGTGCTGCCGTTCATCCCCTATGTCATCGGGGTGATGCGATACGACTGGGGATTCAACGAACTCTCAGCCATGTTCCTGATTGTCGGCTTCGCGGTGGGGCTGGTGTCCGGACGCGGCGTGTCAGAGACCGCGGTCGCGCTGCTGGAAGGCATGCAGGGACTGCTGGCGGCATCGCTGTTCATCGGCGTTGCACGTGCCATGAGCGTGGTGCTCACCGACGGCCATGTGATGGACACCATCGTGTATGGCCTGGCCACACCGTTGGCCAAGGCACCCGGTATCGCCGCCGGCCTGCTCATGATCCCCATGCAAGCCCTCATTCACGTTCCGGTGCCGTCGGTGAGCGGTCAGGCGGTCCTCACCATGCCACTCATGGCACCGTTGGCCGATCTGTCGGGTATCTCTCGTGATGCCGCCGTCATCGCGTATCAAACCGGCGCGGGATTGTGCGAGCTCGTCACCCCCACGAATGGAGCACTCCTGGCCTGCCTGCTGGGGGCGCGAGTCGACTTTTCGCGTTGGTTGCGCTTCTCCATACCGGGCGCGCTGTTGGTGGCCGTGGTCGGCGTGATCGGTGTGGTGCTGGCGGCCTGA